A genome region from Serinus canaria isolate serCan28SL12 chromosome 19, serCan2020, whole genome shotgun sequence includes the following:
- the P2RX1 gene encoding P2X purinoceptor 1 — MGQKCMDRVSSFLFEYDTPRMVLVRNKKVGLTFRLIQLIVLAYIIGWVFLYEKGYQSQDSIVSSVSVKLKGLTLTNESVLGPHIWDVVDYVFPPQGDNSFVVMTNFIVTPGQKQGTCPELPDAGLCTQDSDCSKGKYSRQGQGLKTGKCVPFNSTVKTCEIFGWCPVEVDYHVPSPALLSEAEKFTLFIKNSITFPKFKVSRRNLVESVTKQYLKKCTYHKVTDSLCPVFELGYIVKESGQNFTFLAVKGGVVGITIDWNCDLDWPLRYCKPIYQFHGLYNDDSNVSPGFNFRYAKYYKEDGMEKRTLYKVFGIRLDILVNGKAGKFDIIPTMTTIGSGIGIFGVASVLCDLLLLHFLHGRDYYKQKKFKYAEQEPSKSHKKEKKPDNTQ, encoded by the exons atgggGCAGAAGTGCATGGACAGGGTGTCCTCCTTCCTCTTTGAGTATGACACCCCTCGGATGGTGCTGGTGAGGAACAAGAAGGTGGGACTGACCTTCCGGCTGATCCAGCTCATCGTCCTGGCGTACATCATCGG GTGGGTGTTCCTCTACGAGAAGGGCTACCAGTCTCAGGACAGCATTGTCAGCTCGGTCTCAGTGAAGTTGAAAGGGCTGACACTGACCAACGAGAGTGTCCTGGGTCCTCACATCTGGGATGTGGTGGACTATGTTTTCCCACCCCAG GGGGACAACTCGTTTGTGGTGATGACCAACTTCATTGTCACTCCTGGACAGAAACAAGGAACCTGCCCAGAG CTGCCAGATGCCGGGCTGTGCACACAGGACAGTGACTGCAGCAAAGGGAAATACAGCCGGCAGGGACAAG GGCTCAAGACTGGCAAGTGTGTACCCTTCAACAGCACTGTGAAGACCTGTGAGATCTTTGGCTGGTGCCCTGTTGAAGTTGATTACCATGTTCCCAG tcctgccctgctgtcagAAGCAGAGAAGTTCACCTTGTTCATCAAGAACAGTATCACCTTCCCCAAGTTCAAGGTGTCCAG GCGCAACTTGGTTGAGAGTGTTACCAAGCAGTACCTGAAGAAATGCACCTATCACAAAGTCACTGATTCCTTGTGTCCTGTGTTTGAACTGGGATACATAGTGAAGGAATCGGGTCAGAATTTTACCTTCCTGGCTGTTAAG GGTGGAGTGGTGGGCATCACCATAGACTGGAACTGTGATCTTGACTGGCCCCTGAGGTACTGCAAACCCATCTACCAGTTCCATGGCCTGTACAATGATGACAGCAACGTTTCACCAGGGTTCAACTTCAG ATATGCCAAATACTACAAAGAAGATGGGATGGAGAAGAGGACACTCTACAAGGTGTTTGGGATCCGGCTCGACATTCTGGTGAATGGCAAG GCAGGCAAATTTGACATCATCCCGACCATGACCACAATTGGCTCTGGAATTGGTATTTTTGGAGTG GCCTCTGTCCTCTGtgacctgctcctgctgcattttctcCACGGACGAGACTATTACAAGCAGAAGAAATTCAAATATGCAGAACAGGAGCCT TCGAAGTCAcataagaaggaaaagaagccaGACAACACACAGTGA